From one Bacteroides intestinalis DSM 17393 genomic stretch:
- a CDS encoding energy transducer TonB codes for MAKVDLSSSEWCDLIFSGKNKAYGAYQLREKSPKRHNIAVILVIVIALVGFSIPTLIKMATPKQKEVMTEVTTLSQLEEPEIKQEEMKRVEPVAPPPPALKSSIKFTAPVIKKDEEVRDEDEIKSQHELAETKVTISIADVKGNDEEHGKDIADLKQVVTQAEPEPEKVFDMVEQMPQFPGGQTEMMQFISKNMKYPTIAQENGTQGRVTCQFVVGADGRVRDVNVLRGVDPYLDKEAVRVIMSMPKWIPGKQNGKAVSVKYTIPVVFKLQ; via the coding sequence ATGGCTAAAGTAGATTTAAGTTCTTCGGAATGGTGTGACCTGATATTCAGTGGCAAGAATAAAGCCTATGGTGCTTATCAGTTAAGAGAGAAATCTCCGAAGCGTCATAACATTGCTGTGATACTGGTGATCGTCATCGCATTGGTAGGATTCAGTATCCCTACCTTGATTAAGATGGCTACGCCGAAACAGAAAGAAGTGATGACTGAGGTGACTACCTTATCTCAATTGGAAGAACCGGAAATTAAGCAGGAAGAAATGAAAAGAGTGGAGCCGGTTGCTCCCCCGCCTCCTGCACTGAAGAGTTCTATCAAATTTACGGCTCCCGTCATCAAGAAAGACGAGGAAGTGAGAGATGAGGATGAAATTAAGAGCCAGCATGAATTGGCGGAAACGAAGGTGACTATTTCTATCGCTGACGTGAAAGGTAATGACGAAGAGCATGGTAAGGATATTGCCGACCTGAAGCAAGTGGTAACACAGGCTGAACCGGAACCTGAAAAGGTTTTCGATATGGTAGAGCAAATGCCTCAGTTCCCCGGTGGTCAGACAGAGATGATGCAGTTCATCAGCAAAAACATGAAGTATCCGACTATCGCTCAGGAAAACGGAACACAAGGCCGTGTAACTTGCCAGTTTGTGGTGGGTGCCGACGGACGTGTACGTGATGTGAATGTACTGAGAGGTGTAGACCCTTATCTGGACAAAGAAGCTGTCCGCGTGATCATGTCTATGCCGAAGTGGATTCCCGGTAAGCAGAATGGTAAAGCAGTGTCGGTGAAGTATACAATACCAGTTGTGTTTAAGTTGCAATAA
- a CDS encoding ExbD/TolR family protein, which yields MMAEIQESGNKKKGGKNKQKKMTVRVDFTPMVDMNMLLITFFMLCTSLSKPQTMEISMPSNDKNVTEEQQSKVKASQAITLLLGGDNKLYYYDGEPNYKDYSSLKETTYQADGLRAMLLQRNRAAVNEVNNLKQQKLDLKISEEEFTKKLGEIKSGKDTPTVIIKATDDASYKNLIDALDEMQICNIGKYVITDIAEADEFLIKNYDSKGELSQNIAE from the coding sequence ATTATGGCTGAAATACAAGAAAGCGGCAATAAGAAAAAAGGCGGAAAAAATAAGCAAAAGAAAATGACCGTCAGGGTGGACTTTACACCGATGGTGGACATGAATATGTTGCTGATTACCTTCTTTATGCTTTGTACTTCACTGAGTAAACCTCAGACTATGGAGATAAGCATGCCGAGCAATGATAAGAACGTCACAGAAGAACAGCAGTCGAAAGTGAAGGCTTCACAAGCTATCACATTACTGTTGGGAGGTGACAATAAATTGTATTATTACGATGGAGAGCCCAACTATAAGGACTACAGTTCGCTGAAGGAAACAACCTATCAAGCGGACGGTCTGAGAGCAATGCTTTTGCAACGTAATAGAGCTGCTGTAAATGAAGTGAATAACTTGAAACAGCAGAAACTGGATCTTAAGATATCAGAGGAAGAATTTACGAAGAAACTGGGTGAAATTAAGAGCGGAAAGGATACTCCGACCGTAATTATCAAAGCCACAGATGATGCTTCGTACAAGAATCTGATTGATGCACTCGATGAAATGCAGATATGTAATATAGGTAAGTATGTGATTACGGATATCGCCGAAGCCGATGAGTTCCTGATAAAGAACTATGATAGCAAGGGAGAATTGTCGCAGAACATTGCCGAATAA
- a CDS encoding ExbD/TolR family protein, which produces MGRAKIKKKSTFIDMTAMSDVTVLLLTFFMLTSTFVKKEPVQVTTPASVSEIKIPETNILQILVDPDGKVFMSLDKQSDLREVLEAMGQEYGVTFTPEETKKFSLASTFGVPMKSMKKYLDLPQDQQDAVLKNEGIPTDSIDNQFKAWVRNARATNKDLRIAIKADANTPYSVIKNVMNSLQDLRENRYNLITSLKTTSED; this is translated from the coding sequence ATGGGTAGAGCGAAAATAAAAAAGAAAAGTACGTTCATCGACATGACGGCGATGAGTGACGTAACTGTATTGCTGCTGACATTCTTCATGCTGACGTCTACGTTCGTGAAGAAAGAGCCGGTACAAGTTACCACTCCGGCTTCCGTATCCGAGATTAAGATCCCGGAAACGAATATCCTGCAGATATTGGTCGATCCGGACGGAAAAGTGTTTATGAGTCTGGACAAACAGTCTGACTTGCGCGAGGTGCTGGAAGCAATGGGGCAAGAATATGGGGTGACTTTCACTCCGGAGGAAACTAAGAAATTCTCATTGGCATCTACTTTCGGAGTGCCGATGAAGAGTATGAAGAAGTACCTCGATTTGCCGCAGGATCAGCAAGACGCTGTGTTAAAGAATGAGGGGATACCTACCGACAGTATCGATAATCAGTTTAAAGCTTGGGTACGTAATGCCCGTGCTACGAACAAAGATTTACGTATCGCCATCAAGGCGGATGCCAATACTCCTTATTCCGTAATCAAGAATGTGATGAACTCACTTCAGGACCTCAGAGAGAACCGGTATAACCTGATTACTTCTCTGAAGACTACTTCTGAAGACTAA
- a CDS encoding MotA/TolQ/ExbB proton channel family protein, whose amino-acid sequence METIQKKSASFKGIKSAGWVIVICFIVAVLIFHFVLGNPSNFMNNDPNNHPLPGNFLGTIYKGGFIVPVIQTLLLTVIALSIERYIAIGAAFGKGSLAKFVANIKAALAAGDMKKAQELCDNQRGSVANVVNATLKKYAEMENDTTLAKDQKLLAIQKELEEATALELPMMEQNLPIIGTITTLGTLMGLLGTVIGMIRSFAALAAGGSADSMALSQGISEALINTAFGILTGALAVISYNYYTNKIDKLTYSLDEVGFSIVQTFAATHK is encoded by the coding sequence ATGGAAACTATTCAAAAGAAATCTGCCTCTTTTAAAGGCATCAAATCAGCCGGTTGGGTAATCGTAATTTGCTTTATCGTTGCCGTGCTTATTTTTCACTTTGTGTTGGGAAATCCCTCTAACTTTATGAACAATGACCCGAACAATCATCCGCTGCCAGGGAACTTCCTCGGTACTATCTATAAAGGTGGATTCATCGTTCCGGTTATTCAGACTCTCTTGCTGACTGTTATCGCACTGAGTATTGAACGCTACATTGCAATTGGTGCTGCTTTCGGTAAAGGTTCATTGGCTAAATTCGTTGCTAACATTAAAGCTGCTCTGGCTGCTGGCGATATGAAGAAGGCTCAGGAACTTTGTGACAATCAACGTGGTTCTGTTGCTAATGTAGTAAATGCTACTCTGAAGAAGTATGCTGAAATGGAAAATGATACGACTCTTGCCAAAGACCAGAAGTTGCTTGCTATCCAGAAAGAGCTGGAAGAAGCTACTGCACTGGAATTGCCAATGATGGAGCAGAATTTACCTATTATCGGTACTATCACTACTCTGGGTACATTGATGGGATTGCTTGGTACAGTTATCGGTATGATCCGTTCGTTTGCCGCTTTGGCTGCCGGAGGTTCTGCTGACTCAATGGCATTGTCACAAGGTATTTCCGAGGCTTTGATTAATACTGCTTTCGGTATCTTAACCGGTGCATTGGCCGTTATCTCCTATAACTATTATACCAATAAGATTGATAAGTTAACTTACAGCCTTGACGAGGTTGGTTTCTCTATTGTGCAGACATTTGCAGCTACGCATAAATAG